One Maribacter cobaltidurans genomic window carries:
- a CDS encoding SusC/RagA family TonB-linked outer membrane protein codes for MKQKFRWMLLPLLVLSISFSYAQEKTVSGTVTDQSNLPLPGVSVVEVGTTNGTQTDFDGNYSISVEQGGQLRFSYIGQKTVTRSVGAGSVINVEMEEDAQALEEVVVTGYTSQRRSDITGSIVEVDSDKLSQIIAPSVDQALQGNVSGLTVSATSGTPGSTANIRIRGISSITAGNEPLYVIDGVPVSNGNVGASGAYSSLSSLAGLDNNNIKSITVLKDASATAQYGARGSNGVILITTKRGRVGETVFEVNSSYGFQRDAITGPVPLTAANRLELTAEAYFNDGLAATKQEAINDLLASDFADWDAAGRPEARWDEAVRNDAASVQQHSISASGGGEDHTFFASLGYMNQEGTVVGPSFERISGAVNFSKDLTSNLTFSSNNSASHSLQNAFLETSAYFESPRSAKFFLSPLNLPYNADGSYNLFGGSLPNPLYLMDNNIYENRLTRILSNNSLNWQLTDNLSYGTVFNVDYQGYNYRNYSNRNYGYGEPTSGDAEQFDRTNVFYVFQNFFDYKLELSDNHIFDFKVLQEYQSNRRYFLGGSGQNFADDGLYNLDNVGTPNSVSSSFTDFYIASYMGLAKYSAFDGKYVLDLSYRREGNSRFSQTNRWGNFWSVGAAWNIFKEDFLANSNVVNNLKLRGSYGVTGNANIDLNLYQSLFGFDADYGGEGAQFVDTFGNQDLSWETSNTLDVGVDFALFNNVVSGSVAYFSRTSKDLLLNVPLSQTTGFASQYQNIGELTNKGVEVDLNFNIVDTEDVQFSLGGNFATVENEVTELPLDPNGVERTITTTTTRIETGHPVREWYMPTWAGVNPETGAEEWYVNGVDGETTANFNDAEAVFQGSNAVPTFTAGLNFNFKYKNFFINANGYYAGGHKIYEGWHLYLNQSNAYPILAYNGYTSLLDRWQQPGDIARNGAFTTGATPWQRNSKYLYDGDFIRLRALTVGFDLPRSATDRIGINSMRFFVRGNNLLTWVKDDNLLFDPEVDVDSQGGDVTPGETGLETPPARTIAVGVNLSF; via the coding sequence ATGAAACAGAAGTTTAGATGGATGCTTTTACCTTTATTGGTATTAAGCATATCGTTTTCCTATGCGCAGGAAAAAACAGTGTCCGGTACTGTAACGGACCAATCCAATTTACCGCTACCCGGGGTTTCGGTAGTAGAGGTAGGTACGACAAATGGAACCCAAACGGATTTTGATGGTAACTATTCCATTTCTGTGGAACAGGGTGGGCAGCTTAGGTTTTCCTACATCGGTCAAAAAACGGTAACAAGATCAGTTGGTGCTGGTAGTGTAATAAATGTAGAAATGGAAGAAGATGCCCAGGCTTTGGAAGAAGTAGTTGTAACGGGTTATACTTCCCAAAGACGTTCTGATATAACTGGTTCTATTGTAGAGGTTGATTCGGACAAATTATCTCAAATTATTGCTCCAAGTGTTGATCAAGCTTTGCAGGGTAATGTTTCCGGTCTTACCGTTTCGGCTACATCTGGTACACCGGGTTCTACAGCTAACATTCGGATTAGAGGTATCAGTTCTATTACGGCTGGTAATGAACCATTGTATGTAATTGATGGTGTTCCTGTTAGTAATGGAAACGTGGGGGCTAGTGGTGCTTATTCTTCTTTGTCTTCATTGGCAGGTTTGGATAATAACAATATAAAGTCCATTACTGTTTTGAAGGATGCATCTGCTACCGCTCAATATGGGGCACGTGGTTCAAATGGTGTTATCTTGATTACAACAAAAAGAGGTCGTGTAGGGGAGACAGTTTTCGAAGTCAATTCCAGTTATGGTTTTCAAAGAGATGCGATAACGGGGCCAGTCCCTTTAACGGCAGCGAATAGACTGGAACTCACCGCTGAGGCCTATTTTAATGATGGTCTTGCAGCTACAAAACAAGAAGCTATTAATGATTTGTTGGCAAGTGATTTTGCCGATTGGGATGCTGCTGGTAGGCCTGAAGCTCGTTGGGACGAGGCTGTCAGAAATGATGCTGCGTCGGTTCAACAACATAGTATTTCAGCTTCTGGTGGGGGAGAAGATCATACTTTCTTTGCTTCTTTAGGATATATGAATCAAGAAGGAACAGTGGTAGGGCCCTCTTTTGAGCGTATCTCAGGAGCAGTTAACTTTAGCAAGGATTTGACTTCCAATTTAACTTTTAGTTCAAACAACTCGGCTTCACATTCTTTACAGAACGCCTTTTTAGAGACAAGTGCTTATTTTGAGAGCCCAAGATCAGCTAAATTTTTCTTGTCACCCTTGAACTTGCCATACAATGCGGATGGCTCGTATAATTTATTTGGAGGTTCGTTGCCCAACCCATTATATCTTATGGATAATAATATTTATGAGAACAGGTTAACCAGAATTCTATCCAATAATTCCTTAAACTGGCAATTGACGGACAACCTTTCTTATGGAACAGTTTTCAATGTTGATTACCAAGGTTACAATTATAGAAATTACTCGAATAGAAATTATGGGTATGGTGAGCCTACTTCTGGAGACGCTGAGCAATTTGATAGGACTAATGTTTTTTATGTATTCCAAAATTTCTTTGATTATAAATTGGAATTGAGTGATAATCATATTTTTGATTTCAAAGTGCTGCAGGAATATCAGTCAAATCGTCGTTATTTCTTGGGTGGGTCCGGACAGAATTTCGCCGATGATGGTTTGTATAATCTTGATAACGTAGGAACCCCCAATTCTGTAAGTTCTAGCTTTACTGATTTTTATATTGCTTCTTACATGGGATTGGCTAAATATTCTGCCTTTGATGGTAAATATGTTTTAGACCTTTCCTATCGTAGAGAGGGTAACTCCAGATTTTCTCAAACGAATAGATGGGGTAACTTTTGGTCAGTAGGTGCTGCATGGAATATTTTTAAAGAAGACTTCCTTGCAAATTCTAACGTTGTTAATAACTTAAAATTGAGAGGTTCTTATGGTGTTACGGGTAATGCTAATATTGACTTAAACTTGTACCAATCATTATTTGGTTTTGATGCCGATTACGGCGGAGAAGGTGCTCAGTTTGTTGATACCTTTGGAAATCAAGATTTATCTTGGGAAACATCGAATACTTTGGATGTTGGTGTAGACTTCGCATTATTCAATAATGTTGTTAGCGGTAGTGTTGCTTATTTTAGCAGAACTTCCAAAGATTTATTGTTGAATGTTCCTCTCTCACAAACCACAGGTTTTGCCAGCCAATACCAAAATATTGGTGAGTTGACCAACAAGGGTGTGGAGGTTGATTTGAATTTTAACATTGTAGACACGGAAGATGTTCAATTCTCATTAGGCGGAAATTTTGCTACTGTTGAAAATGAAGTTACTGAATTACCGTTAGATCCAAACGGTGTTGAAAGAACAATTACTACAACTACAACAAGAATTGAAACGGGACATCCCGTTAGGGAATGGTACATGCCTACTTGGGCGGGTGTGAATCCGGAAACAGGTGCGGAGGAATGGTATGTTAATGGTGTAGACGGTGAAACAACTGCTAACTTTAACGATGCTGAGGCTGTCTTTCAAGGAAGCAACGCTGTTCCTACCTTTACAGCGGGTCTTAACTTTAATTTTAAGTATAAAAACTTCTTCATTAATGCCAACGGATATTACGCTGGTGGACATAAAATTTATGAAGGATGGCACCTATATTTGAATCAGTCCAATGCTTATCCTATTTTGGCATATAATGGTTATACATCCTTATTGGATAGATGGCAACAGCCTGGGGATATCGCTCGTAATGGAGCATTTACCACAGGGGCTACTCCATGGCAAAGAAACTCCAAATATTTATATGATGGAGACTTCATTAGACTAAGAGCGCTAACAGTTGGATTTGATTTGCCTAGAAGTGCTACGGATAGAATTGGTATTAATAGTATGAGATTCTTCGTTAGAGGTAACAATCTTTTAACTTGGGTTAAGGATGACAATTTATTATTTGACCCAGAAGTTGACGTAGACAGTCAAGGCGGGGATGTTACTCCAGGTGAAACAGGTCTAGAAACTCCACCTGCAAGAACAATCGCAGTAGGTGTAAATTTAAGCTTCTAA